A single genomic interval of Oryza sativa Japonica Group chromosome 7, ASM3414082v1 harbors:
- the LOC9270081 gene encoding stem 28 kDa glycoprotein yields MDALATPYNDTSFREYVAEGSAPALPETRRLYRRLLELGVKPVFLTGRTEDQRAITVANLRRQGYTGWEKLLLKPAAHVAGGLQLSAVAYKSGERQKLQDAGFIIVGNIGDQWSDILGAPEGARTFKLPDPMYYIG; encoded by the exons ATGGACGCACT AGCTACGCCGTACAACGACACGAGCTTTCGTGAGTATGTGGCAGAGGGGAGCGCGCCGGCGCTGCCGGAGACGAGGCGCCTGTACCGGCGGCTGCTGGAGCTCGGTGTCAAGCCAGTGTTCCTGACAGGCCGCACCGAGGACCAGAGGGCCATCACCGTCGCGAACCTCCGCCGGCAGGGCTACACTGGATGGGAGAAGCTGCTGTTGAAGCCGGCAGCTCATGTCGCCGGCGGGCTCCAGTTATCGGCTGTGGCGTACAAGTCCGGCGAGCGTCAGAAGCTGCAGGACGCCGGCTTCATCATCGTCGGTAACATCGGAGACCAGTGGAGTGACATCTTGGGTGCACCGGAGGGCGCTCGCACCTTCAAGCTGCCTGACCCCATGTACTACATCGGCTAG